The Desulfosporosinus acidiphilus SJ4 genome has a window encoding:
- a CDS encoding long-chain-fatty-acid--CoA ligase — MPQTEKPWLKSYPSKIKPNLDYPAMTLGQLLDDAVSKRPDTVAMIFEDQKVTYREFGDQVNRFAKGLLDIGVKKGDRVGLMGPNCPQWVVSFYALLKIGAIVVQTNPMYVEREIAHQMNDSGATTIIVLEALYPRVKNVLHETSLQRVIAFSFFAPVEPAKDLYSYDELIKNDSILPPVELNPAADLAVLQYTGGTTGVSKGVMLTHRNLICNALQSITWSLDLNYGEERILTILPVFHVYGMTNCVNYAVASASTQIILPRFEIDKVLAAIKKYRPTLFPGAPTIFMAINNHPRIADYRECLAAIKVCNSGSAPLPLEVAQKFKKVTQGEGNLAEGYGLSEASPVTHSNPLDRPTREGSIGIPFPDTDCVIMDLETGTRPLPAGGIGELCIRGPQVMSGYWNRPEETKATLRDGWLHTGDIAKMDDDGYFYIIDRKKDMIIAGGYNIYPRDIEEVLYEHPKVKEVVVAGVPDQYRGETAKAYIVLHDDIEGTEQEFILFCRSKMAAFKVPRLVEFRKELPRSIVGKVLRRQLVDEEKAKLQAAVASQA; from the coding sequence ATGCCACAAACTGAAAAACCTTGGTTAAAAAGCTATCCGTCCAAAATAAAGCCAAACTTGGATTATCCTGCAATGACTCTTGGACAATTGCTGGATGATGCAGTAAGTAAGAGACCAGATACAGTGGCCATGATTTTTGAGGATCAAAAGGTTACGTATAGGGAGTTTGGAGATCAGGTGAATCGCTTTGCCAAAGGGTTATTGGACATAGGTGTAAAAAAAGGAGATCGAGTTGGGCTAATGGGGCCTAATTGCCCCCAATGGGTTGTTAGTTTTTACGCCTTGCTTAAGATCGGTGCCATCGTTGTACAAACTAACCCGATGTATGTGGAACGCGAAATAGCCCATCAAATGAACGATTCCGGTGCCACAACAATTATTGTGTTGGAAGCGTTGTATCCCAGAGTTAAAAATGTTCTTCACGAAACCTCCCTGCAGCGCGTCATAGCTTTTAGTTTTTTTGCTCCTGTTGAGCCCGCAAAGGACTTATATTCCTATGATGAATTGATAAAGAATGATTCGATTTTACCACCGGTTGAGCTAAATCCTGCTGCTGACTTAGCGGTTTTACAATATACGGGCGGTACGACGGGTGTGTCCAAGGGTGTCATGCTTACACACCGTAACTTAATATGTAATGCTCTGCAGAGTATTACATGGTCTCTGGATTTAAATTACGGGGAAGAACGAATCCTGACAATATTGCCGGTGTTTCATGTTTATGGAATGACTAACTGTGTAAACTATGCCGTGGCTAGTGCATCAACCCAAATAATCTTGCCTCGCTTTGAAATAGATAAAGTCTTAGCTGCTATTAAAAAATATAGGCCAACCCTATTCCCTGGTGCGCCCACGATTTTTATGGCTATTAACAACCATCCTCGAATTGCGGATTATCGGGAATGTTTAGCAGCTATCAAAGTTTGCAATAGCGGTTCAGCGCCTCTTCCTTTGGAAGTTGCCCAAAAGTTCAAGAAAGTAACGCAGGGAGAAGGAAATTTGGCCGAGGGATATGGACTGTCCGAAGCTTCACCGGTTACTCATAGCAATCCATTGGATCGTCCTACCCGTGAAGGTTCTATAGGTATCCCCTTCCCAGATACAGACTGTGTTATCATGGACCTGGAAACAGGAACAAGGCCTCTCCCGGCAGGAGGGATCGGAGAATTGTGTATTAGGGGCCCTCAGGTTATGAGCGGGTACTGGAATAGGCCCGAGGAAACAAAAGCGACCTTACGGGATGGCTGGCTGCATACAGGTGACATTGCCAAAATGGATGACGATGGTTATTTTTATATCATCGACCGAAAGAAAGATATGATTATCGCTGGAGGCTATAATATTTATCCCCGTGACATTGAAGAAGTTCTTTATGAACATCCTAAGGTGAAAGAAGTCGTTGTTGCCGGAGTACCAGACCAGTATCGCGGGGAAACCGCGAAAGCCTATATTGTGCTGCATGATGACATAGAAGGAACTGAACAGGAATTTATTTTATTTTGCAGAAGCAAAATGGCAGCCTTCAAAGTTCCGCGTCTCGTTGAGTTTAGAAAAGAGTTGCCGAGAAGTATTGTAGGAAAAGTTTTACGACGTCAGCTAGTGGATGAGGAAAAGGCAAAACTTCAGGCTGCCGTTGCGAGCCAGGCTTAG
- a CDS encoding DUF438 domain-containing protein, with amino-acid sequence MSELMGHHNQRRETLKQIIRDIHQNKNPQELKERFRELLSDVGATEIAALEQELIQEGLPEKEIQSLCDVHVSVFQDSLDQQPKSQEQGGHPIQTFRKENQAIESLIKELRPLLEQLLDSAQSAIPGKILNEWQALHRQLIEIEKHYSRKENILFAYLEKHGVSGPPKVMWGIHDEIRAQLKQISQELSHPTSETHVFQEMIQTTALPVLKAIEDMIYKEENILFPMSMETLTEAEWAAVAEQSGEIGYALVQPDHGWIPSVPPEPPVDQKAFSQTQSPSSLPHQLLPFSTGALSLEQISLIFNHLPVDITFVDEFDIVRYFSFGKERIFQRSKAIIGRNVKDCHPPDSVHIVNKIVQDFKSGQRDTADFWLHMDNQYVYIQYFALRDENGTYRGTIEVTQDIQKYQSLRGEKRIYSEE; translated from the coding sequence ATGAGTGAACTCATGGGGCATCATAACCAGCGGCGAGAAACTCTCAAGCAAATTATTCGCGACATTCATCAAAATAAAAATCCTCAGGAATTGAAAGAAAGATTTCGTGAGCTCTTATCCGATGTCGGGGCAACAGAAATCGCCGCTTTGGAGCAGGAACTTATTCAAGAAGGTTTGCCGGAAAAGGAAATCCAAAGTCTTTGTGATGTTCATGTTTCCGTATTCCAGGATAGTCTTGACCAACAGCCCAAATCACAAGAGCAAGGCGGGCACCCCATTCAGACATTTCGCAAAGAAAATCAGGCCATTGAAAGCTTAATTAAGGAGCTGCGTCCCCTTCTGGAACAGCTTCTCGATTCCGCTCAATCAGCTATTCCAGGTAAAATTCTCAATGAATGGCAAGCCCTCCACCGGCAATTGATTGAAATAGAAAAGCATTACAGCCGCAAAGAGAATATTCTCTTTGCTTACTTGGAAAAGCACGGAGTAAGCGGTCCCCCCAAAGTGATGTGGGGGATACATGATGAAATCAGAGCCCAACTAAAGCAGATTTCTCAAGAACTTTCGCACCCGACCTCCGAAACCCATGTTTTTCAAGAAATGATTCAAACTACGGCTTTACCGGTACTAAAAGCTATTGAAGATATGATTTACAAAGAGGAAAATATCTTATTCCCAATGAGCATGGAAACCTTAACTGAAGCAGAATGGGCGGCAGTGGCCGAACAGAGCGGTGAGATCGGATATGCGTTAGTTCAGCCTGATCATGGATGGATTCCATCCGTTCCTCCCGAACCACCGGTTGATCAAAAGGCCTTTTCCCAGACTCAATCACCAAGCAGTCTGCCTCATCAACTTCTTCCTTTTTCAACCGGCGCTCTTTCCTTAGAACAAATAAGTCTTATCTTTAATCACCTGCCGGTGGATATAACCTTTGTGGATGAATTCGATATCGTTCGCTATTTCTCTTTTGGTAAAGAACGTATCTTTCAGCGCAGTAAGGCAATTATCGGCCGTAATGTCAAAGACTGCCACCCTCCTGACAGCGTTCATATTGTTAACAAGATCGTTCAAGACTTTAAAAGCGGGCAGCGTGATACAGCTGATTTCTGGCTACATATGGACAATCAGTATGTTTATATCCAATATTTCGCGTTACGGGATGAAAACGGGACGTACCGAGGTACAATTGAGGTCACCCAAGATATTCAAAAATATCAGAGCCTCCGAGGAGAAAAACGAATTTACTCCGAAGAATAG
- a CDS encoding phosphatase PAP2 family protein, with protein sequence MSSSVILKTLHWPKGSKTTLLRLCLVAIILYVLIAPDRPAHYSYLLLVGAFWNIEPDRLTVSWQSFLKIGIPLVIFPILMWQYFPPVWNDIVYWQLGTRVHLLDLDALFKSIPGNNGWMFRVIKTPWLTAYFRWIYANGFTLPVLIPIFRSFWAKDSLKMIRYSLSAHILQFLLIFPFYLTIHVNEVWYVLGQPDGMARNLSPAQAAVVVVNCFPSMHTSISFAMLLLAWREKDKLFRWVWTIFCLSIIYSTLYLEIHWVTDVIGGLLLALVTVKLGDWLIHRIALREENKPLNSKSLRDLKLTQ encoded by the coding sequence ATGAGTTCTTCCGTAATTCTAAAAACATTACACTGGCCGAAAGGGTCAAAAACAACTCTCTTACGTCTGTGCTTAGTGGCGATAATCCTCTACGTTCTAATAGCTCCCGATCGGCCTGCCCACTATTCCTACCTCCTTTTAGTGGGAGCTTTCTGGAATATTGAGCCTGATCGTTTAACTGTATCTTGGCAGAGCTTCTTGAAAATTGGTATTCCTTTAGTTATTTTTCCTATTCTAATGTGGCAATATTTCCCTCCCGTTTGGAATGACATTGTCTATTGGCAATTAGGAACTCGTGTCCATCTTTTGGACTTAGATGCTTTGTTTAAATCTATTCCCGGAAATAACGGCTGGATGTTTCGAGTCATTAAAACTCCTTGGTTGACAGCCTACTTCCGTTGGATTTATGCCAATGGCTTTACGCTCCCGGTATTAATCCCGATTTTTCGCTCCTTTTGGGCCAAAGACTCCTTGAAAATGATTCGCTACAGCTTGTCCGCCCACATCTTGCAATTTCTTTTAATTTTCCCTTTCTACTTAACGATTCATGTTAACGAAGTTTGGTATGTCTTAGGACAACCGGATGGTATGGCGCGCAACCTTTCCCCGGCCCAAGCGGCCGTTGTTGTCGTAAATTGTTTTCCTTCCATGCATACTTCAATTTCTTTTGCCATGCTTCTCTTAGCCTGGAGAGAAAAAGACAAACTTTTTCGTTGGGTTTGGACAATTTTTTGCCTTTCGATAATCTATTCAACTCTTTACCTAGAAATACATTGGGTTACTGATGTCATCGGCGGCCTTCTTTTGGCACTCGTCACTGTCAAATTGGGCGATTGGTTAATTCATAGGATCGCCCTTCGCGAGGAAAATAAACCTCTTAATTCAAAATCCTTGCGGGATTTGAAATTGACCCAGTGA
- a CDS encoding heparan-alpha-glucosaminide N-acetyltransferase domain-containing protein, protein MDRTRGLIMLTMALDHALYFWSSGRVNNEGLPLLINGIVTFNPIGSTTLLGLLVMFFSSLCAPGFLFIAGYVLALSVKKREALGAANWDINTYLLKRGLLLIFLQIFIASPAFNLPLFLQSRSFFSVVTTGTFFSLSVLSTIGLGFIALILGRKISPWKLLGISGLLYFISQFFLPAITKVFPFQQSFIKALQTILVLPVPFSSTLLVNNNFPLIPWLLPMALGWLYGHTYVEKHGPSYEANRFAVSGLCSLSLFFILRFLGVGDYLVPDGTLQGFFGLSKYPPSIDFFLLYLGVVFLLCYIFFKVSQTSKLGNILEKFGQSPLFFYNAHLWLYAAIPAITGHFNSLSLLLGVGIWLMGILILYPLSSGYQTWRIYLKTHFFTPKLLPQLEPSYSGKVNNSIIKFEKGR, encoded by the coding sequence TTGGATCGCACCCGTGGTTTAATTATGCTCACCATGGCCTTAGATCACGCTTTATATTTTTGGAGTAGTGGACGAGTAAATAATGAAGGATTGCCCCTCCTAATTAATGGGATTGTAACCTTTAATCCCATAGGAAGTACTACCCTTCTTGGCTTGCTCGTCATGTTTTTTTCCAGCCTCTGTGCTCCCGGATTTCTTTTTATTGCCGGGTATGTTTTAGCCCTGTCCGTTAAGAAACGTGAGGCTCTGGGAGCTGCAAATTGGGATATTAATACGTATTTGCTGAAACGGGGACTCCTACTTATATTTTTACAAATTTTTATTGCCTCTCCTGCTTTCAACCTTCCTCTGTTTCTTCAGTCCCGGTCATTTTTTTCTGTGGTTACCACCGGAACCTTTTTCTCCTTAAGTGTGCTGTCCACCATTGGTCTAGGCTTTATTGCCCTCATCTTGGGGCGTAAAATTTCACCTTGGAAGCTATTGGGGATATCTGGGTTGCTCTATTTTATCAGCCAGTTCTTTTTACCGGCTATCACAAAAGTCTTTCCTTTCCAGCAATCCTTCATAAAAGCTTTGCAGACTATTTTGGTTTTACCCGTCCCCTTCTCATCAACCTTACTCGTGAACAACAACTTTCCCTTGATCCCTTGGCTTCTGCCTATGGCTCTGGGCTGGCTGTACGGACACACCTATGTTGAAAAACACGGGCCATCCTATGAGGCAAATAGGTTTGCCGTCTCCGGATTATGCAGTTTATCACTTTTCTTTATCTTACGTTTTCTCGGAGTGGGAGATTATCTGGTTCCTGACGGCACTTTGCAAGGTTTCTTCGGACTTTCCAAATACCCCCCAAGTATTGACTTTTTTCTTCTTTACCTCGGAGTGGTATTCTTGTTATGCTATATCTTTTTCAAAGTCTCTCAAACTTCGAAGTTGGGAAATATATTGGAGAAATTTGGTCAATCCCCGCTTTTCTTTTACAACGCCCACCTTTGGCTTTACGCCGCGATACCTGCAATTACAGGGCATTTCAATAGTCTCTCTCTTTTACTGGGAGTTGGGATTTGGCTCATGGGGATATTAATCCTTTATCCTCTTTCTAGTGGCTACCAGACTTGGAGAATTTATCTTAAAACCCATTTTTTCACCCCAAAACTGCTTCCTCAATTAGAGCCAAGCTACTCTGGAAAAGTTAACAATTCCATTATAAAGTTTGAGAAAGGCAGATAA
- a CDS encoding ATP-dependent DNA helicase has product MKIVKVSVRDLVEFVLKRGDLQPASLGAARTQDGIKAHQYIQKHSGLNYLPEVTLSYLYVPRENQYISGLDEEICLEVKGRADGIFKTESGVCVDEIKTTSMDLSLLEESISGMHWAQAQCYAFMYAVMESLENMEVQLTYYQLDTAETRKFNKWFTLEELAEFFFNLGERYLAWACRVQEWLIVRDESIHNLNFPFEAYRVGQRDLAVGVYQTIKHGEMLFAQAPTGIGKTMGTLFPALKAMSEGLTVQIFYLTAKTITRTVAERALSDLQNKGLKIKRLTLTAKRKVCFLPEVSCLPEECSYAKGYYDRLRGAVEDMFNEESWTRQVLEDHARKHSICPFEFSLEMALWADVVIGDYNYVFDPRVYLKRFFLDGGEYTFLVDEAHNLVDRAREMFSAELVKEDWLKLKRLAKRDNPRLSKSLNRVNTALGKEKNRCLAANSQGEFVEKGLPGSLIKVLRQFVKEVEVFLKSKAETYPWQEQLLDLYFQTLTFLRTAESYDTRYVTCLQFREEFRVKLFCLDPAIRLREAFEKGKASILFSATLSPMDYFMNVLGGEETSFKLRLSSPFPAGNLHVMIHKSIPTKYKQRALSYEQIAETIAAVIQPKVGNYLVFFPSYEYLQEVILRFRVQNPSVKVIQQTLGMLEEERENFLADFMKHPEQTLVGFALMGGIFGEGIDLLGDRLSGAIIVGVGLPQIGFEREIIRAYYEKVSHEGFEFAYMYPGINKVLQAVGRVIRTENDRGIVLLIDERFAQWKYKKLLPPEWKNIHYMTNTKAVRESVGKFWTETVH; this is encoded by the coding sequence TTGAAGATTGTAAAAGTATCCGTGCGAGATTTAGTGGAATTCGTACTAAAAAGGGGTGACTTGCAGCCAGCCTCGCTGGGGGCTGCTCGCACTCAAGATGGTATAAAAGCCCATCAGTACATTCAAAAACATAGCGGTCTGAACTATCTGCCTGAAGTAACACTCTCTTATCTTTATGTCCCAAGGGAGAATCAGTATATAAGTGGACTTGATGAAGAAATTTGCCTGGAAGTTAAAGGACGAGCGGATGGGATATTTAAAACGGAATCCGGAGTTTGTGTCGATGAGATAAAAACGACGTCCATGGATTTATCCTTACTTGAAGAATCCATAAGCGGTATGCACTGGGCCCAAGCCCAGTGTTATGCCTTTATGTATGCAGTTATGGAAAGCTTGGAAAACATGGAAGTTCAGCTCACATATTATCAACTTGACACCGCTGAAACGAGAAAATTTAATAAATGGTTTACTTTAGAAGAACTAGCGGAGTTCTTCTTTAATTTAGGGGAACGATATTTGGCCTGGGCTTGTCGGGTTCAAGAGTGGCTTATTGTCCGCGATGAAAGTATTCATAACCTAAATTTTCCCTTTGAGGCTTATCGGGTGGGGCAAAGGGATTTGGCTGTCGGCGTCTACCAGACGATAAAGCACGGCGAGATGCTTTTTGCTCAAGCTCCCACAGGCATCGGCAAGACCATGGGTACTCTATTTCCTGCCCTGAAGGCTATGTCCGAAGGGTTAACTGTGCAAATTTTTTACCTCACGGCTAAAACCATCACTCGTACCGTTGCGGAAAGGGCTTTGTCTGATTTACAAAACAAAGGGTTAAAAATTAAGCGGCTGACCCTAACTGCTAAAAGAAAAGTATGTTTTTTGCCGGAGGTTTCCTGTTTGCCGGAAGAATGTTCCTATGCCAAAGGTTATTATGACCGCCTCCGAGGCGCTGTTGAGGATATGTTTAATGAAGAATCATGGACTCGCCAGGTTCTTGAAGATCATGCCCGTAAACATTCAATTTGTCCTTTCGAATTTTCACTGGAAATGGCTCTTTGGGCAGATGTGGTTATTGGAGATTATAACTATGTATTTGACCCTCGTGTCTATTTAAAACGATTTTTTCTGGACGGAGGGGAATATACTTTTTTGGTCGATGAAGCCCACAATTTAGTGGACCGTGCTCGTGAGATGTTTTCGGCCGAATTAGTGAAGGAAGATTGGCTCAAGCTTAAACGACTCGCCAAAAGGGATAATCCAAGACTGTCTAAGAGTTTGAACCGGGTCAATACTGCCTTAGGCAAAGAAAAAAACCGTTGTCTGGCTGCAAATTCCCAGGGAGAATTTGTTGAAAAAGGGCTTCCCGGCAGCCTTATTAAGGTTTTGAGACAATTTGTTAAAGAAGTTGAAGTTTTTTTAAAATCAAAAGCGGAAACGTATCCTTGGCAGGAACAGCTTTTAGATCTTTACTTTCAGACCTTAACGTTTCTTAGAACAGCGGAAAGTTATGATACACGTTATGTGACCTGTCTGCAATTTCGGGAAGAATTTAGGGTCAAACTGTTTTGTCTCGACCCTGCTATCCGGCTTAGAGAAGCGTTTGAGAAAGGGAAAGCATCAATACTGTTTTCTGCAACCTTAAGTCCTATGGATTATTTTATGAATGTTTTGGGCGGAGAAGAGACGTCGTTTAAATTAAGATTATCTTCCCCCTTTCCCGCAGGAAACTTACATGTTATGATTCACAAAAGCATTCCTACTAAATATAAGCAACGAGCTTTGAGCTATGAGCAGATTGCCGAAACAATCGCCGCCGTTATTCAGCCTAAAGTAGGGAACTATCTCGTTTTCTTCCCTTCTTACGAATATTTGCAGGAAGTTATTCTCAGGTTTCGAGTGCAAAATCCTTCAGTTAAGGTTATTCAGCAAACTTTAGGCATGCTTGAAGAGGAACGGGAGAATTTCTTGGCGGATTTTATGAAGCATCCTGAGCAAACATTAGTAGGTTTCGCTTTAATGGGCGGCATCTTTGGCGAAGGAATTGATTTATTAGGTGATCGCCTCTCAGGGGCTATTATTGTTGGAGTGGGCTTGCCTCAGATTGGATTTGAACGAGAGATAATACGTGCTTATTACGAAAAAGTAAGTCATGAAGGGTTTGAATTTGCCTACATGTACCCGGGAATTAACAAGGTTTTGCAGGCAGTGGGACGAGTCATCCGAACAGAGAACGATAGGGGCATTGTTTTACTGATTGATGAACGCTTCGCTCAATGGAAGTACAAAAAATTGCTTCCCCCTGAATGGAAGAACATTCATTACATGACTAATACTAAGGCTGTTCGAGAATCAGTTGGAAAATTTTGGACAGAGACAGTTCACTAA
- a CDS encoding EamA family transporter → MLEYVFPIVLIVISNIAYNICQKTTPQDVNPFSALLITYTTAAVLTVLAGFLYKTDKSFLHSFAKLNWTSFVLGLAIVGLEVGYLMAYRVGWNIGVGSLVANIILAVMLIPIGILFFNEGFTFYQIFGALMCICGLILINK, encoded by the coding sequence ATGCTGGAATATGTGTTTCCTATAGTTCTTATTGTCATATCAAATATTGCTTATAATATCTGTCAAAAGACGACTCCTCAAGATGTCAATCCTTTCTCTGCTCTGCTGATAACCTATACGACTGCGGCTGTATTAACTGTTTTAGCGGGCTTTTTATATAAAACTGACAAAAGCTTTTTACATTCTTTTGCCAAGTTGAATTGGACGAGCTTTGTCTTGGGATTGGCAATTGTAGGACTTGAGGTGGGTTACTTAATGGCTTACCGAGTAGGCTGGAATATTGGGGTCGGTTCGTTGGTTGCTAACATTATTCTGGCTGTAATGCTTATTCCTATCGGGATATTGTTTTTTAATGAAGGTTTTACGTTTTATCAAATTTTTGGAGCACTTATGTGTATCTGCGGTTTGATCCTGATTAATAAATAG
- the mutY gene encoding A/G-specific adenine glycosylase, with the protein MGAQKKMIQDDSTNSDIADLLLSWYQVKKRDLPWRKTKDPYTIWVSEVMLQQTQVKTVIPYYERFLQRFPNIKKLGESSIEEVLTEWRGLGYYVRARRMWEGAQYLLAQRAGKMPGNYDQLLKVPGIGKYTAGAIASIAFKEKVSAIDGNVLRVMSRLLAWVEPIESIKSYRYFDQRIAAWQSVFDPGDFNQALMELGAIICTPQKPNCLECPLLEVCRGKKQGNVLLYPVKRIKSQRQEVTRLTFVLRQRNEIYLQKRPADGLLASLWELPGVEILPEDSREDDFSTFSQADWFRLFQEAVADRSYDGVVQKQLAQVVPLQGPIWYNFSHRRWKILWVCLDVGNYPGTQKGAFESNLNMVKDDANTYTADEQKEHLVECDRCWVTSENFREIPLPVAFRGIFSEVFKEMAHTENKSF; encoded by the coding sequence ATGGGAGCTCAAAAAAAGATGATTCAAGACGATTCAACAAACTCTGACATAGCTGATCTGTTGTTGTCTTGGTATCAAGTGAAAAAAAGAGATTTGCCTTGGCGAAAGACGAAGGATCCTTATACAATCTGGGTGTCTGAAGTAATGCTGCAGCAAACTCAGGTAAAAACGGTAATTCCATACTATGAACGATTTCTCCAACGCTTTCCTAACATAAAAAAACTGGGTGAGTCAAGCATTGAAGAGGTATTAACCGAATGGAGAGGTCTGGGTTATTATGTAAGAGCCCGACGAATGTGGGAGGGGGCACAATATCTTCTCGCCCAAAGGGCAGGCAAAATGCCCGGCAATTATGATCAACTTCTCAAAGTACCGGGCATTGGAAAGTACACTGCCGGAGCTATCGCCAGTATTGCTTTTAAAGAGAAGGTTTCGGCAATTGACGGCAACGTGTTGAGAGTCATGTCCCGTCTCTTGGCCTGGGTAGAGCCTATTGAGTCTATTAAAAGTTACCGTTACTTTGATCAACGCATAGCTGCTTGGCAGTCAGTCTTTGATCCGGGTGATTTTAACCAAGCTTTAATGGAATTGGGAGCTATAATATGTACTCCCCAGAAGCCTAATTGTCTTGAATGCCCTTTGCTTGAAGTCTGCCGCGGTAAAAAGCAAGGAAACGTTCTTCTTTATCCTGTAAAAAGGATCAAATCACAACGTCAAGAGGTGACTCGATTAACGTTTGTCCTACGGCAAAGAAATGAAATCTATTTGCAAAAACGACCGGCAGATGGTTTACTGGCAAGTCTCTGGGAACTACCCGGTGTGGAAATTTTGCCGGAAGACAGCCGCGAAGATGATTTTTCAACCTTTTCGCAGGCGGATTGGTTTCGATTGTTTCAAGAAGCAGTTGCCGACCGATCCTATGACGGAGTTGTTCAGAAGCAGTTGGCCCAAGTTGTCCCTTTGCAGGGTCCTATATGGTACAATTTCAGCCATCGGCGCTGGAAGATTCTATGGGTATGTTTGGATGTTGGGAATTATCCCGGGACTCAGAAAGGCGCTTTTGAGTCCAATTTAAATATGGTTAAAGACGATGCCAATACTTATACGGCAGACGAACAAAAAGAACACCTGGTCGAGTGTGACAGGTGTTGGGTTACTTCGGAAAATTTTCGCGAAATTCCTCTTCCGGTTGCTTTTCGAGGGATTTTCAGCGAAGTATTTAAGGAGATGGCTCATACAGAAAATAAATCATTCTAA
- a CDS encoding bifunctional 3-deoxy-7-phosphoheptulonate synthase/chorismate mutase encodes MKDLKLAGGKSPKSMIEIGEATIGGKEIILIGGPCAVESSIQMRKAAASVKRSGGKILRGGVFKPRTSPYSFQGLGLEGVNYLAEAAREEGLLCVTEVIDAKSLDLVVDRVDLLQIGARNMQNFELLKLAGKVNKPVILKRGLSATIEEWLLAAEYIMAAGNPQVILCERGIRTFEPSTRNTLDLSAVGVAKELSHLPVIVDPSHAAGRRDLISSLSKAAVAAGADGLLIEMHPNPEEALSDGPQSLTPEQMMTVAQELEQVAQSVGRIFVRGKTEETLEALRSEIDQIDHTIVKRLSDRMEIAKKIGNKKRLDRVKDTARERDILQRLVPLAEELQLSPEFVKRIYSCVFEFSVQSQIKSKLMEENELESYCPIGGK; translated from the coding sequence ATGAAAGACTTAAAATTAGCCGGGGGTAAGTCTCCAAAAAGTATGATTGAAATTGGCGAAGCAACTATAGGGGGGAAAGAAATCATCCTTATTGGCGGGCCGTGTGCTGTAGAGTCAAGTATCCAAATGCGAAAGGCTGCTGCCTCGGTAAAACGTTCAGGAGGTAAAATTTTGCGCGGAGGAGTATTTAAGCCACGCACATCTCCCTATAGTTTTCAAGGGTTGGGGCTTGAAGGGGTTAACTATTTGGCAGAGGCTGCAAGAGAAGAAGGGCTTCTGTGTGTTACCGAAGTGATTGATGCCAAGAGTTTGGATTTAGTCGTCGATAGAGTTGATTTGCTGCAAATAGGAGCCCGCAACATGCAAAATTTTGAACTGCTCAAGTTAGCAGGAAAGGTGAATAAACCGGTTATTCTCAAACGTGGGTTGTCAGCGACAATCGAAGAGTGGTTGTTAGCCGCGGAATATATTATGGCGGCGGGGAATCCTCAAGTTATTTTGTGTGAGCGGGGAATCCGGACGTTTGAACCCAGTACTCGAAATACGTTAGATTTGAGTGCAGTAGGAGTTGCTAAAGAACTGTCTCATCTGCCGGTCATTGTCGATCCAAGTCATGCAGCAGGAAGACGTGATCTAATCTCTTCTCTGTCTAAGGCGGCCGTGGCTGCCGGGGCTGATGGTTTACTCATCGAAATGCATCCCAATCCTGAGGAAGCCTTGAGTGACGGACCTCAGTCTCTGACACCGGAACAAATGATGACTGTAGCTCAAGAATTGGAGCAAGTCGCTCAATCAGTGGGGAGAATCTTTGTAAGAGGAAAAACAGAGGAAACTTTGGAAGCTTTGCGCTCAGAAATTGATCAAATTGATCATACAATTGTGAAGCGTTTGTCTGATCGTATGGAAATTGCCAAAAAAATTGGCAATAAAAAGCGATTAGATCGAGTCAAGGACACGGCCAGAGAAAGAGACATTTTGCAACGTTTAGTTCCTTTGGCAGAAGAGTTGCAGCTCTCGCCCGAGTTCGTAAAAAGGATATATTCCTGTGTGTTTGAGTTTTCCGTACAATCGCAAATTAAGAGTAAACTAATGGAGGAAAATGAGCTGGAATCCTACTGCCCAATCGGAGGTAAGTAA
- a CDS encoding nitroreductase family protein, with the protein MLDLLYKRRSIRKYTATKINPGTVQILLKAALLSPSSHGLKPCRFLVVDDPEILSLLSSSKKGAGHLKSAALAMVILADPGVSDVWVEDASIAGTILHLTAESLGLGSCWIQIRNRQHTENETAEEYVRKILAIPETLNVASIMALGYPAESKSPYSEKDLDFAKVDINKYGTKFNG; encoded by the coding sequence TTGTTAGATTTATTATATAAGCGGCGAAGCATTAGAAAATATACAGCAACGAAGATTAATCCGGGAACAGTTCAAATCCTACTAAAGGCGGCTTTGCTAAGCCCGTCGTCCCATGGGTTAAAGCCTTGCCGGTTTTTAGTTGTGGACGACCCTGAGATATTATCACTTTTATCGTCTTCCAAAAAGGGGGCCGGGCATTTAAAGAGTGCAGCATTGGCCATGGTGATCTTGGCTGATCCTGGGGTAAGTGATGTCTGGGTGGAAGATGCTTCTATTGCCGGCACAATTCTTCATCTAACTGCAGAATCTTTGGGGTTAGGATCATGTTGGATCCAAATTAGGAATCGGCAGCATACGGAAAATGAGACAGCAGAGGAATATGTGAGGAAGATATTAGCAATTCCTGAGACATTGAACGTTGCGTCGATTATGGCTCTTGGATATCCGGCGGAGTCCAAATCTCCATATTCGGAGAAAGATCTCGATTTTGCTAAGGTCGACATCAATAAGTACGGAACAAAGTTTAATGGTTAA